CACGCAGTTCCTGGCGATCAACCTGCCGGGCCTGACATCGACGGGCTGGATCTGACATGGATATCTTCAACGCACTCATGCAGGGCTTCGCCGCGGCGATCACCCCTGCCAACCTGCTCTGGTGCCTGGTGGGCTGCGCCCTCGGCACGGCCGTCGGCGTGCTGCCCGGCATCGGGCCTGCGGTGGCCGTGGCCATGCTGCTGCCCATCACCGGCAAGGTCGACGTCACGGCCTCGATGATCTTCTTCTCCGGCATCTACTACGGCGCGATGTACGGTGGCTCGACCACCTCCATCCTGCTGAACACGCCCGGGGAGACGGCCAGCATGGTGACCGCCATGGAGGGCAACAAGATGGCCAAGAGCGGCCGCGCGGGCGCCGCGCTCGCCACCGCGGCCATCGGCTCCTTCGTGGCCGGCACCATCGCCACGGTCGTGGTCACGCTGTTCGCGCCCTTCGTGGCCGACTTCGCCGTGAAGCTCGGCCCGCCCGAGTACTTCCTGCTGATGCTACTGGCCTTCACCACCGTGAGCGCGGTGCTCGGCAAGAGCACGCTGCGCGGCATGACGGCCCTCTTCATCGGCTTGGCCGCCGGCTGCGTCGGCCTCGACCAGATCTCGGGCCAGGGCCGCTACACCGGCGGCGTGCCGGAACTGCTCGACGGCATCGAGATCGTGCTGGTCGCGGTCGGCCTGTTCGCGGTGGCCGAGGTGCTCTATGCCGTGCTGTACGAAGGCAAGGTCGTCGAAGGCCAGAACAAGCTCAGCCGCGTGCACATGAGCAAGCGCGACTGGAAGCGTTCGATTCCCGCCTGGCTGCGCGGCACCGCCATCGGCACGCCGTTCGGCTGCATCCCGGCCGGCGGCACCGAGATCCCAACCTTCCTGAGCTACGCGATGGAAAAGAAGCTCGCGAAGGACAGCGACGCGAAGGCCGAGTTCGGCACCAGCGGCGCCATCGAAGGCGTGGCCGGCCCCGAAGCCGCCAACAATGCGACGGTGACCGCGGCGCTGATCCCGCTGCTCACGCTGGGCATCCCCACCAGCAACACCACCGCCATCCTGCTGGGCGCGTTCCAGAACTACGGCATCCAGCCCGGCCCGCAACTCTTCACCACCTCGGCCGCGTTGGTGTGGGCGCTGATCGCCTCGCTTTACATCGGCAACGTCAT
The sequence above is drawn from the Variovorax sp. J2L1-78 genome and encodes:
- a CDS encoding tripartite tricarboxylate transporter permease, translating into MDIFNALMQGFAAAITPANLLWCLVGCALGTAVGVLPGIGPAVAVAMLLPITGKVDVTASMIFFSGIYYGAMYGGSTTSILLNTPGETASMVTAMEGNKMAKSGRAGAALATAAIGSFVAGTIATVVVTLFAPFVADFAVKLGPPEYFLLMLLAFTTVSAVLGKSTLRGMTALFIGLAAGCVGLDQISGQGRYTGGVPELLDGIEIVLVAVGLFAVAEVLYAVLYEGKVVEGQNKLSRVHMSKRDWKRSIPAWLRGTAIGTPFGCIPAGGTEIPTFLSYAMEKKLAKDSDAKAEFGTSGAIEGVAGPEAANNATVTAALIPLLTLGIPTSNTTAILLGAFQNYGIQPGPQLFTTSAALVWALIASLYIGNVMLLVLNLPMVGLWVKLLKIPKPQLYAGILIFATVGAYGMRQSAFDLFLLYAIGVLGVVMRRFDFPTAPVVVGMILGPLAEAQLRNAMSIGEGSAAVFFQRPMSIVLILVVLAVLILPRVAKAMAMKKARIGAL